One region of Elusimicrobiota bacterium genomic DNA includes:
- a CDS encoding alcohol dehydrogenase catalytic domain-containing protein — MISSNTNIPEKMKALVIRGCGFEKLSIEEVPVPEPKPSQLLARVDAAGVCTSILKIIEQADKHKYFNGWDPSKWQTILGDEGSVTLVKVGDKLKDKYKVGKRYGIQPAVDCAPINYRERYNNNAQNMIKTAVGYTLGGLLAEYILIQEEVLTAGCFIPLPDDNMPYFAVSMAEPISCVVSAQTRHVHIYKDGPSSPRKAKLGIKEGGVLIVVGAGGMGLIHIELAMRFNPRVIIVNDVLQERLNWINKVLKPKAEKKNIKLITVTPDKINEVLDKESGGKKADDIILAVGVRPVQQEAFSWLGFGGVVNLFGGLKKGDSLLNIDNIKVHYDEIKVAGSSGGDPYDYIETLEAIKNGDINAGNYVAGVGSLDNAVDVLKMIRDNKIQGKAILYPHIKNMKFEQVNNWSKEKEETLLKKP; from the coding sequence ATGATTAGTTCTAACACAAATATTCCGGAAAAAATGAAAGCTTTGGTTATAAGAGGATGCGGTTTCGAAAAACTTTCTATAGAAGAAGTCCCCGTGCCGGAACCAAAGCCATCACAGTTGTTGGCAAGAGTGGATGCGGCAGGTGTTTGTACGTCAATTTTAAAGATAATTGAACAGGCGGACAAACATAAATACTTCAACGGCTGGGACCCGTCAAAATGGCAGACTATTTTAGGTGACGAGGGTTCTGTTACTCTTGTAAAAGTCGGGGACAAACTGAAAGATAAATATAAAGTCGGCAAACGGTACGGGATTCAGCCGGCGGTAGACTGCGCCCCGATAAATTACAGGGAGAGATACAATAACAACGCGCAGAATATGATTAAGACAGCTGTCGGATATACTTTAGGCGGACTGCTTGCCGAATATATTTTAATACAGGAAGAAGTTTTAACTGCGGGATGTTTTATTCCTTTACCGGATGACAATATGCCGTACTTTGCGGTGTCAATGGCGGAGCCGATATCCTGCGTGGTCTCTGCGCAGACACGGCACGTCCACATTTATAAAGACGGTCCGTCCTCTCCGAGAAAAGCGAAGTTGGGCATAAAAGAAGGCGGAGTCTTAATAGTTGTAGGTGCAGGTGGGATGGGGTTGATACACATAGAGTTGGCGATGAGATTTAACCCGCGTGTCATAATAGTCAATGACGTCCTGCAGGAACGTCTGAACTGGATTAATAAAGTCCTAAAACCGAAAGCAGAGAAAAAAAATATTAAACTTATTACAGTTACGCCTGATAAAATAAATGAAGTGCTGGACAAAGAGTCTGGCGGTAAAAAAGCCGACGATATAATTTTAGCAGTTGGAGTTCGACCGGTACAGCAGGAAGCTTTTAGCTGGCTTGGTTTTGGCGGGGTAGTAAATTTATTCGGCGGGCTGAAGAAAGGCGACTCGTTACTAAACATAGATAATATTAAAGTGCATTACGATGAGATTAAAGTTGCCGGTTCATCCGGCGGAGACCCGTATGACTATATAGAAACACTGGAAGCGATTAAAAACGGCGATATAAATGCCGGCAATTATGTCGCAGGCGTGGGCAGTCTGGATAATGCAGTAGACGTGTTGAAAATGATAAGAGACAACAAAATCCAAGGCAAAGCAATATTATATCCTCACATCAAAAATATGAAATTTGAACAAGTAAATAACTGGTCAAAAGAAAAAGAAGAAACTTTGTTAAAAAAGCCGTAA
- a CDS encoding mannitol-1-phosphate 5-dehydrogenase — protein sequence MKKLVLFGAGKIGRSFIGQLFSLSGYEVVFVDVAENVINELNKKKNYNVIIKSEKEETINVKNVRGVLAGNAEKVADEILDASIIATSVGNNVLPKIFPNIAKGLLKRYEKNKDIKLDIIIAENMRDASKYFRTELKKLLPENYPFDDLVGLVETSIGKMVPIMTKNDMEKDILQVFAEPYNTLILDKEGFKNPIPEVKGLAPKENIKAWVDRKSFIHNFGHAAVVYSGYLQNSKNVYLWEVLENKKMYDLVRKAMVLSAEILLKEYPDDFTMDDLTEHIDDLLHRFRNKALGDTVYRVGMDLIRKLGGEDRIAGVLKLGLKHNCNVDKIIDILVYAMFFRAKDEKGEMFARDKEFVTAYFDKGVEYILENLCGLDPEKNAGVFSKCRIKFNETADKIKSSIQKSMKKYEK from the coding sequence ATGAAAAAACTTGTTTTGTTCGGTGCAGGAAAAATAGGCAGGTCGTTTATCGGACAGCTTTTCAGTTTGTCCGGATACGAAGTCGTTTTTGTCGATGTCGCAGAAAATGTTATAAATGAACTGAATAAGAAGAAAAACTATAATGTCATAATCAAAAGCGAAAAAGAAGAAACGATTAACGTTAAAAATGTCAGAGGAGTACTTGCAGGAAATGCCGAAAAGGTGGCAGATGAAATTCTGGACGCTTCTATAATTGCCACTTCGGTCGGGAACAACGTTCTGCCAAAAATATTTCCCAATATTGCAAAAGGTCTGCTAAAAAGATATGAAAAAAACAAGGACATTAAACTTGACATTATAATTGCCGAAAATATGAGAGATGCTTCAAAATATTTCAGGACCGAACTGAAAAAGTTGCTTCCGGAAAACTATCCATTCGATGATTTAGTCGGGTTGGTAGAGACAAGTATCGGGAAAATGGTGCCGATAATGACTAAGAATGATATGGAAAAAGATATTCTGCAGGTATTCGCGGAACCTTATAATACTCTCATTCTGGACAAAGAAGGTTTTAAAAATCCGATACCTGAAGTCAAAGGGCTGGCGCCTAAAGAAAATATCAAGGCGTGGGTGGACAGAAAATCTTTTATACATAATTTCGGGCACGCGGCGGTTGTATATTCCGGATACCTGCAAAACAGTAAAAACGTATATCTCTGGGAAGTGCTCGAGAATAAAAAAATGTACGATTTGGTAAGAAAAGCGATGGTTTTATCGGCAGAAATACTTTTAAAAGAATACCCGGATGATTTTACAATGGATGATTTAACGGAACATATAGACGATTTACTGCACAGGTTCAGGAATAAAGCGCTTGGCGATACTGTGTACAGGGTCGGGATGGATTTAATAAGAAAATTAGGCGGTGAGGATAGAATAGCCGGAGTGCTGAAGCTGGGATTGAAGCATAATTGCAATGTGGACAAAATTATCGACATACTTGTTTACGCCATGTTTTTCCGTGCTAAAGACGAAAAGGGAGAAATGTTTGCCCGAGATAAAGAATTTGTAACGGCTTATTTTGATAAAGGCGTGGAATATATTCTGGAAAACTTATGCGGTCTTGACCCTGAGAAGAATGCCGGAGTATTTTCCAAATGCAGAATAAAATTTAACGAGACAGCAGATAAAATAAAAAGTTCTATCCAAAAAAGTATGAAAAAATATGAAAAGTAA
- a CDS encoding thiamine pyrophosphate-dependent enzyme has translation MPKSQFIDPKAVRKKSEIRFNPIPVNQYNKSLKEESKNYLKEDLIRIYRDMAVVREFESMLNQIKVSGAYNGVSYNHPGPAHLSIGQEASCVGMAYMLGTNDFIFGSHRSHGEIIAKGLSAIEKIKEKELTEIMKSYFGGGCLKVVDDGKHESVKDLAMDFLLYGILAEIFGKENGFNKGLGGSMHAFFTPFGIYPNNAIVGGSADISVGAALYKKVNKKPGIVVVNIGDASMGCGSVWEGLCFANMDQYKKLWEGEYRGGLPIIFNFINNQYGMGGQTSGETMGYDILARVGAAFSPDNMHAERVDGYNPLAVIDAMKRKMEILKKNDGPVLLDTLTYRISGHSPSDASTYRSKEEIEAWVGADSIVDFGNKLKEQKLADEKQLEKIKSDIAGRITKILKFTADDNISPRISIVKNPDAIGELMFSNETIEKMDGRNPEVLMPAENNPRVQQIKKKSRFGIENGKPVSKVKAYQYRDGIFEAVMDKFYKDPTLIAFGEENRDWGGAFAVYRGLTESLPYHRLFNSPISEGAIIGAAVGYAMCGGRVITELMYCDFLGRCGDEMFNQLAKWQAMSSRILKMPVVVRISIGSKYGAQHSQDWTSLCAHIPGLKMVFPATPYDAKGLMNSALNGTDPVIFFESQRLYDIGEYFHKEGVPEGYYEVPVGEPDIKKEGKDITILTIGATLYKAIEAAKILEEKYSVSAEIIDARSIVPFNYEPVVNSVKKTGKILLSSDACSRNSVLKDMAQNISELAFDYLDAPPVVVGSKNWITPPYELEESFFPQADWILDAIHEKIMPLKGHTVKNNFTGIEQIRLNKLGV, from the coding sequence ATGCCGAAATCACAGTTCATTGACCCTAAAGCAGTAAGAAAAAAAAGCGAAATAAGATTCAATCCTATTCCGGTTAATCAGTACAACAAGTCTTTAAAAGAAGAAAGCAAAAACTATTTAAAAGAAGATTTAATCAGGATTTACAGGGATATGGCAGTCGTGCGGGAATTTGAAAGTATGCTTAACCAGATAAAGGTTTCCGGTGCGTACAATGGGGTTAGTTATAATCATCCCGGTCCCGCTCATCTTTCAATCGGTCAGGAGGCGAGCTGTGTTGGTATGGCGTACATGCTGGGCACGAATGATTTTATTTTCGGTTCGCACAGAAGTCACGGCGAAATCATAGCAAAAGGTCTTTCAGCAATAGAAAAAATAAAAGAAAAAGAATTAACCGAAATAATGAAAAGTTATTTCGGAGGCGGCTGTCTTAAGGTAGTTGATGACGGAAAACATGAAAGTGTAAAAGATCTAGCTATGGATTTTCTTTTATACGGGATTCTTGCTGAGATATTCGGTAAAGAAAACGGTTTCAACAAAGGACTCGGCGGTTCCATGCACGCTTTTTTTACACCCTTTGGGATTTATCCCAATAACGCGATTGTCGGCGGTTCTGCCGATATTTCAGTCGGTGCCGCATTGTACAAAAAAGTCAATAAGAAACCGGGAATTGTCGTGGTCAATATAGGTGATGCCTCTATGGGATGCGGGTCCGTGTGGGAAGGGCTTTGTTTCGCGAATATGGACCAGTATAAAAAATTATGGGAAGGCGAATACCGTGGCGGGTTGCCGATAATTTTCAATTTTATCAATAACCAGTACGGTATGGGCGGGCAGACGTCTGGCGAAACGATGGGATACGATATTCTTGCAAGAGTAGGCGCCGCTTTTTCTCCGGATAATATGCATGCGGAAAGAGTTGACGGTTATAATCCGCTTGCCGTTATTGACGCGATGAAAAGGAAAATGGAAATTTTGAAAAAAAATGACGGTCCCGTTCTTCTTGATACTTTAACCTACAGGATAAGCGGTCATTCGCCGTCGGACGCATCAACTTACAGGAGCAAAGAGGAGATTGAAGCGTGGGTCGGAGCCGATTCCATAGTTGATTTCGGGAATAAGCTGAAAGAGCAGAAATTGGCGGATGAAAAACAGCTTGAAAAAATAAAAAGCGACATTGCAGGCAGAATCACGAAAATACTTAAATTCACGGCAGATGACAATATTTCACCGAGAATCAGCATAGTAAAAAATCCCGATGCAATCGGCGAATTAATGTTTTCAAACGAGACAATTGAAAAAATGGACGGAAGAAATCCGGAAGTCCTTATGCCGGCGGAAAATAATCCGAGAGTCCAGCAGATTAAGAAGAAATCAAGGTTTGGAATTGAAAATGGGAAGCCGGTATCAAAAGTCAAAGCGTACCAGTATAGGGACGGAATTTTTGAAGCTGTAATGGACAAGTTTTATAAAGACCCTACATTAATCGCATTCGGCGAGGAGAACAGGGATTGGGGAGGTGCGTTTGCGGTATACAGGGGACTGACTGAATCTCTGCCGTATCACAGGCTTTTTAATTCACCGATTTCAGAGGGTGCAATAATCGGCGCAGCCGTAGGATATGCCATGTGCGGAGGAAGAGTTATTACAGAGCTTATGTATTGTGATTTTCTCGGCAGGTGCGGCGATGAAATGTTCAACCAGCTGGCAAAGTGGCAGGCAATGAGCAGTAGAATATTAAAAATGCCGGTAGTTGTCAGAATTTCGATTGGTTCTAAGTATGGAGCCCAACATTCACAGGACTGGACTTCTTTATGCGCCCATATACCCGGGCTGAAAATGGTGTTTCCGGCAACGCCTTACGATGCAAAAGGATTGATGAATTCCGCTCTTAACGGGACAGACCCCGTAATATTTTTTGAAAGCCAGAGATTATATGATATCGGCGAGTATTTCCATAAGGAAGGTGTTCCGGAAGGATATTATGAAGTACCTGTCGGCGAGCCGGACATAAAAAAAGAAGGTAAAGATATAACTATCCTGACTATCGGTGCGACATTATACAAAGCTATTGAGGCGGCAAAAATTTTAGAGGAAAAATATTCTGTTTCTGCGGAAATTATAGATGCGAGAAGCATAGTCCCGTTTAATTATGAGCCGGTGGTCAATTCGGTTAAAAAAACCGGGAAAATTTTACTTTCCAGTGACGCCTGTTCCAGAAATTCTGTTTTAAAGGATATGGCGCAAAATATTTCAGAACTGGCTTTTGATTATCTTGACGCCCCGCCGGTGGTGGTCGGTTCAAAAAATTGGATAACACCTCCGTATGAACTGGAGGAATCGTTTTTTCCTCAGGCGGACTGGATTCTTGACGCTATACACGAAAAAATAATGCCGTTAAAAGGACATACGGTAAAAAATAATTTTACCGGAATTGAACAGATAAGGTTAAATAAACTGGGAGTGTAG